A region of Periplaneta americana isolate PAMFEO1 chromosome 16, P.americana_PAMFEO1_priV1, whole genome shotgun sequence DNA encodes the following proteins:
- the LOC138691678 gene encoding zinc finger protein 235-like isoform X2 → MCLLLQEANSLGFNMVGIKEDYVRYNCDLTSEIKYEATAVPPDFTMVKSEAKEGNLLDLHVTGIKTECVDHSYDLASEIKVDEAAVTTDFVKIECRAEEDSCNKNTVEGVVIRKPFKCSDCGNCFLEIEELTIHVCENRRKKPIKCGVLENKLSNVSELNSSAREHKSEKQFKCDVCEKCFSTSSGLNFHARKHTGEKLHKCDVCGKSFSRYSHLSRHILVHSGEKPFKCDECGMCFSQSSNLKKHSRKHTGDKPFKCDICGKRFWQYYNLSAHVHVHSIEKPFKCDKCDTVFSSLNNLKKHALVHTGLKAFKCDVCGKCFSAASSLNIHARKHTGEKLYKCDVCEKSFWQYIHLSRHSRVHSGEKPFKCDECGMCFSQSTSLKKHSRVHTGEKPYKCNVCEMSFSRSHHLKKHASTHSGEKPFKCDVCQKCFSTSSCLKRHAVAHTGEKPFICDVCGKCFSQSRCLKRHSHNHSNEESFVCDVCGKCFSKSGHLQIHLRAHDRHVSRLQSLV, encoded by the exons GAAGGGAATTTATTGGATCTCCACGTGACTGGAATAAAGACGGAATGCGTGGACCACAGCTATGATCTCGCATCAGAGATTAAAGTTGACGAAGCTGCAGTGACAACTGATTTTGTTAAGATAGAGTGTAGAGCAGAG GAAGATTCGTGCAACAAGAACACAGTGGAAGGAGTTGTGATTCGGAAACCATTCAAGTGTTCTGACTGTGGAAACTGTTTCTTGGAGATAGAAGAACTCACTATTCATGTATGTGAGAATAGACGCAAGAAACCAATCAAATGCGGTGTGTTGGAAAATAAATTGTCTAATGTTTCAGAACTGAATAGTAGTGCTCGCGAACATAAAAGCGAAAAACAATTTAAATGCGATGTCTGTGAAAAGTGTTTTTCGACTTCTTCAGGTCTAAATTTTCATGCACGCAAACACACAGGTGAAAAACTTCataaatgcgatgtctgtggaaagaGTTTTTCGCGGTATTCCCATTTATCTAGGCATATACTCGTACATAGCggcgaaaaacctttcaaatgcgatgaaTGTGGAATGTGCTTTTCTCAATCTAGTAATTTAAAGAAACATTCACGCAAGCACACAGGGGACAAGCCATTTAAATGTGACATTTGTGGGAAAAGGTTCTGGCAGTATTATAATCTAAGTGCACATGTACATGTACATTCGATAGAGAAACCATTTAAATGCGATAAATGTGATACGGTCTTTTCGAGcttgaataatttgaaaaagCATGCACTCGTGCACACAGGCCTAAAAGCAtttaaatgcgatgtttgtggaaagtgtttttcggcTGCTTCAAGTCTAAATATTCATGCACGCAAACACACAGGTGAGAAACTTTATAAATGCGATGTCTGTGAAAAGAGTTTCTGGCAGTATATCCATTTATCTAGGCATTCACGCGTACATAGCGGCGAaaagcctttcaaatgtgatgaatGTGGAATGTGCTTTTCTCAATCTACTAGTTTGAAGAAACATTCACGCGTGCACACAGGTGAAAAGCCATACAAGTGTAATGTCTGTGAAATGAGCTTTTCGCGGTCGCATCATTTAAAGAAGCATGCCAGCACGCACTCAGGTGAGAAGCCATTCAAGTGTGATGTCTGTCAAAAGTGTTTCTCTACTTCCTCATGTCTAAAAAGGCATGCTGTAGCGCATACAGGGGAGAAGCCTTTCATATGCGATGTGTGTGGTAAATGTTTCTCGCAGTCTCGATGTTTAAAAAGACATTCACACAATCACTCAAACGAAGAGTCATTCGTATGCGATGTGTGTGGTAAATGTTTCTCAAAGTCGGGACACCTACAAATTCATTTACGAGCACACGACCGACATGTCTCTCGACTGCAATCATTGGTGTAG
- the LOC138691678 gene encoding zinc finger protein 235-like isoform X3, with protein MDVIKKEPEVDPLAIHWSDNTDTDEKKPLSEEGNLLDLHVTGIKTECVDHSYDLASEIKVDEAAVTTDFVKIECRAEEDSCNKNTVEGVVIRKPFKCSDCGNCFLEIEELTIHVCENRRKKPIKCGVLENKLSNVSELNSSAREHKSEKQFKCDVCEKCFSTSSGLNFHARKHTGEKLHKCDVCGKSFSRYSHLSRHILVHSGEKPFKCDECGMCFSQSSNLKKHSRKHTGDKPFKCDICGKRFWQYYNLSAHVHVHSIEKPFKCDKCDTVFSSLNNLKKHALVHTGLKAFKCDVCGKCFSAASSLNIHARKHTGEKLYKCDVCEKSFWQYIHLSRHSRVHSGEKPFKCDECGMCFSQSTSLKKHSRVHTGEKPYKCNVCEMSFSRSHHLKKHASTHSGEKPFKCDVCQKCFSTSSCLKRHAVAHTGEKPFICDVCGKCFSQSRCLKRHSHNHSNEESFVCDVCGKCFSKSGHLQIHLRAHDRHVSRLQSLV; from the exons GAAGGGAATTTATTGGATCTCCACGTGACTGGAATAAAGACGGAATGCGTGGACCACAGCTATGATCTCGCATCAGAGATTAAAGTTGACGAAGCTGCAGTGACAACTGATTTTGTTAAGATAGAGTGTAGAGCAGAG GAAGATTCGTGCAACAAGAACACAGTGGAAGGAGTTGTGATTCGGAAACCATTCAAGTGTTCTGACTGTGGAAACTGTTTCTTGGAGATAGAAGAACTCACTATTCATGTATGTGAGAATAGACGCAAGAAACCAATCAAATGCGGTGTGTTGGAAAATAAATTGTCTAATGTTTCAGAACTGAATAGTAGTGCTCGCGAACATAAAAGCGAAAAACAATTTAAATGCGATGTCTGTGAAAAGTGTTTTTCGACTTCTTCAGGTCTAAATTTTCATGCACGCAAACACACAGGTGAAAAACTTCataaatgcgatgtctgtggaaagaGTTTTTCGCGGTATTCCCATTTATCTAGGCATATACTCGTACATAGCggcgaaaaacctttcaaatgcgatgaaTGTGGAATGTGCTTTTCTCAATCTAGTAATTTAAAGAAACATTCACGCAAGCACACAGGGGACAAGCCATTTAAATGTGACATTTGTGGGAAAAGGTTCTGGCAGTATTATAATCTAAGTGCACATGTACATGTACATTCGATAGAGAAACCATTTAAATGCGATAAATGTGATACGGTCTTTTCGAGcttgaataatttgaaaaagCATGCACTCGTGCACACAGGCCTAAAAGCAtttaaatgcgatgtttgtggaaagtgtttttcggcTGCTTCAAGTCTAAATATTCATGCACGCAAACACACAGGTGAGAAACTTTATAAATGCGATGTCTGTGAAAAGAGTTTCTGGCAGTATATCCATTTATCTAGGCATTCACGCGTACATAGCGGCGAaaagcctttcaaatgtgatgaatGTGGAATGTGCTTTTCTCAATCTACTAGTTTGAAGAAACATTCACGCGTGCACACAGGTGAAAAGCCATACAAGTGTAATGTCTGTGAAATGAGCTTTTCGCGGTCGCATCATTTAAAGAAGCATGCCAGCACGCACTCAGGTGAGAAGCCATTCAAGTGTGATGTCTGTCAAAAGTGTTTCTCTACTTCCTCATGTCTAAAAAGGCATGCTGTAGCGCATACAGGGGAGAAGCCTTTCATATGCGATGTGTGTGGTAAATGTTTCTCGCAGTCTCGATGTTTAAAAAGACATTCACACAATCACTCAAACGAAGAGTCATTCGTATGCGATGTGTGTGGTAAATGTTTCTCAAAGTCGGGACACCTACAAATTCATTTACGAGCACACGACCGACATGTCTCTCGACTGCAATCATTGGTGTAG